A genomic region of Photobacterium swingsii contains the following coding sequences:
- the lpxL gene encoding LpxL/LpxP family Kdo(2)-lipid IV(A) lauroyl/palmitoleoyl acyltransferase codes for MSNFTPPRFTKALLHPRYWPTLILIGVMYLISWLPYFIQFRMGQGIGRLAMKLMKKRRSTMKRNLELCFPEMSDDAREALIKKNIDSTGLALFETGMAWFWPDLRVTRHVECEGVDILHKLESEGKGVLLIAVHSLNLELGARAMGLHASGTGVYRPNDNPCFDYFQYHGRVRSNRSLIDRKDVKGMLKSLRDGERLWYAPDHDYGLRRSAFAPLFAVEKACTTTGTSLLADASGCAIVPFAMVRHGETGKYTVKVMEPLTEFPHNDPEAAAIYINKSIERQIMEAPDQYMWLHRRFKTRPEGEPSLYD; via the coding sequence ATGAGCAATTTTACCCCGCCGCGCTTCACAAAAGCGTTGCTACATCCGCGCTACTGGCCAACATTAATTTTGATTGGTGTGATGTATCTGATCAGCTGGCTTCCTTATTTCATTCAATTCCGTATGGGGCAAGGCATCGGACGTTTAGCGATGAAGCTAATGAAGAAACGTCGTTCAACGATGAAGCGTAATTTAGAGTTATGTTTTCCTGAGATGTCGGATGATGCTCGTGAGGCATTAATTAAGAAAAACATCGATAGTACGGGGCTTGCCTTATTTGAAACGGGTATGGCGTGGTTTTGGCCTGATTTGCGAGTTACACGGCATGTTGAATGTGAAGGTGTAGATATTCTTCATAAACTTGAGAGCGAAGGAAAAGGCGTGTTGTTGATTGCTGTACATTCGTTAAACCTTGAGTTAGGTGCGCGTGCTATGGGCCTTCATGCTTCTGGTACAGGTGTATACCGTCCAAATGATAACCCATGTTTTGATTATTTTCAGTATCACGGCCGAGTGCGTTCTAACCGTAGTTTAATCGATCGTAAAGACGTAAAAGGTATGCTGAAATCCCTGCGTGATGGTGAGCGCCTTTGGTATGCACCTGATCATGATTACGGTCTTCGTCGCTCCGCATTTGCGCCGCTTTTTGCTGTAGAAAAAGCGTGTACAACGACGGGGACGAGCTTGTTAGCAGACGCGTCTGGTTGCGCGATTGTTCCTTTTGCCATGGTACGTCATGGGGAGACAGGTAAGTACACAGTAAAAGTGATGGAACCGTTGACAGAGTTTCCACACAATGATCCGGAAGCGGCTGCAATTTATATCAATAAATCCATTGAGCGTCAGATCATGGAAGCCCCTGATCAATATATGTGGTTGCACCGTCGTTTCAAAACACGCCCAGAAGGCGAGCCATCGCTTTACGATTAA
- a CDS encoding DUF2760 domain-containing protein: MTVDLSAMPTTIDMGHAWLGGLVLVLLVLYIAKKGKPVEVEKIVEKQVEVEKIVEVEKPVEKIVEVEKIVEKPVEKIVEVEKIVEKIVEVEPKLKTSTPDAALQLLSLLQQEARFIDFMQEDLKGFADADIGAAARVIHEGGQKVLNEYFSFAPVRSEEEETRVTLPAGFNASEVRLTGNVVGEAPFTGTLIHRGWKVTDIKLPKMAEGHDAQIIAAAEVEL; encoded by the coding sequence ATGACTGTTGATCTATCGGCGATGCCGACAACTATCGATATGGGACACGCTTGGTTAGGTGGTTTAGTGTTAGTACTGCTAGTGCTTTACATCGCTAAAAAAGGCAAACCTGTTGAAGTTGAAAAAATTGTTGAGAAACAAGTCGAAGTAGAAAAAATCGTCGAGGTTGAAAAACCTGTCGAAAAAATCGTTGAAGTAGAGAAGATTGTTGAAAAACCTGTCGAGAAAATCGTCGAAGTAGAAAAAATCGTCGAAAAAATTGTTGAAGTTGAACCTAAGCTGAAAACATCAACACCTGACGCTGCCCTTCAACTACTATCTTTGCTACAACAAGAAGCGCGTTTTATCGATTTCATGCAAGAAGACCTCAAAGGTTTTGCTGACGCAGATATCGGTGCAGCTGCACGTGTTATTCACGAAGGCGGCCAAAAAGTGCTGAACGAATACTTTAGCTTTGCGCCTGTTCGTTCTGAAGAAGAAGAAACACGCGTAACGCTACCAGCAGGCTTTAATGCCTCTGAAGTTCGCCTAACAGGTAATGTTGTGGGCGAAGCACCATTTACTGGAACACTGATCCATCGTGGTTGGAAAGTAACTGATATCAAACTGCCAAAAATGGCAGAAGGACATGATGCTCAGATTATTGCCGCCGCTGAGGTAGAACTGTAA
- a CDS encoding helix-turn-helix domain-containing protein: MNRNQFQFIAQRIFKSQNQRVAVEAVIFDGLSSYEAEKRFDVPKGTLSRNVRKYKNEAEYISSVAAA; the protein is encoded by the coding sequence ATGAACCGTAATCAATTTCAATTCATCGCACAGCGCATTTTTAAATCTCAAAACCAACGCGTCGCTGTGGAAGCAGTTATCTTCGACGGCTTATCAAGCTATGAAGCAGAGAAACGTTTCGATGTGCCAAAAGGTACGCTTTCTCGTAACGTGCGTAAGTACAAAAACGAAGCTGAGTACATTTCTTCTGTAGCAGCAGCATAA
- a CDS encoding winged helix-turn-helix domain-containing protein, translating to MNISKTKSSFYRRLYVAHLIETGTSSVPAIIEFSGMPRRTAQDTIKNLAELDIVCEFEQTQGERNHSGQYVIRDWGAINKTWVKQHIAEIRGLLNYP from the coding sequence ATGAACATTAGCAAAACCAAATCAAGTTTTTACCGTCGACTTTATGTTGCCCACCTGATCGAAACGGGTACATCAAGTGTGCCAGCTATCATTGAATTTAGCGGCATGCCACGTCGAACCGCCCAAGACACCATCAAAAACCTCGCTGAACTCGACATTGTTTGTGAATTTGAACAAACCCAAGGTGAACGAAACCACAGTGGACAATATGTGATTAGAGACTGGGGGGCCATTAACAAAACATGGGTCAAACAACACATCGCTGAGATCAGGGGATTGTTGAATTACCCTTAA
- a CDS encoding Hsp70 family protein — translation MASPRFLVGIDLGTTHTVVAYTEITDNLENSPTHIFDIDQLIAPGEVARKPLLPSFRYHPAASEINESELILPWQPALVDGDIPLVIVGEYARELGAKVEGRQVVSAKSWLSHPNVDRNEAILPWSSSQGVEKVSPVVASASYLNHVRQAWNYHNQDDRLEHQEVVITVPASFDEAARALTLEAAKLAGLPKVLLLEEPQAVCYDWYAQNKDNADTLLQDIPLLMVCDVGGGTTDLSLIKVSSDQGQLQLDRIGVGDHLMLGGDNLDLALAHQAELRLHGGNKKLTAAGLSKLIQQTRKVKEQLLSGNAPDTAKVTLLGSGSRLIGGAKSVELTKEEVHTIALDGFFPLTEFSDQPNQRQAAVVEFGLPYAADPAISKHLAQFIELHDEVCRDALNQNGETVLSNTPPIPTAVLLNGGVFNSPLLSNRALDIFKKWKGDSVTQLVNPHPDLSVAYGAVAYAKARHGAQLKIGGGSARSYFLTIEDKKSAKQGLCLLPKGTDEGNDIHLEDRYFALTLGEPVRFNLVSSTDDTHAEVGQIVDIDNDSFISLPPFIATLDSETDRSLLAANQKEREVVTLACQLTEVGTLQVECVSATDKSKRWKVEFTVRKDLAKLHRNRDKEATQAESILPARIDDAIAAIKLVYGGSAKVTDNKTLKTLQKDLEKMLGKRDSWETPCLRELASALLDSKKRRRRSDLHERTWLKLAGFTLRPGFGYPSDEWRMEQVWQLYQQGVQFDSNVQTWSDWWTFWRRVAGGLTQEQQLVIYKDIAKYINPSATRNSKLNKELQERSYQDMVRLAASLEHLPFENKLQLIEWLFGRLQKNQFSQAHWWAIGRIGTRSPFYGSAHNLLTAQHIAYCLPELMELDWRTDPNIGFAAVMMCRMTGDRTLDIDDTARAEVIDKLKASKAPASWVQMVTEVKVLTEEETKRVFGDALPAGLQLIKH, via the coding sequence ATGGCTTCCCCTCGCTTTCTTGTCGGTATTGATTTAGGTACAACTCATACCGTTGTTGCGTATACCGAAATTACAGATAACCTTGAAAACAGCCCTACACATATTTTTGATATCGATCAGCTCATCGCCCCGGGTGAAGTTGCGCGTAAACCCCTACTCCCCTCTTTTCGGTACCACCCTGCCGCCAGCGAAATTAATGAATCTGAGTTAATCTTGCCGTGGCAGCCAGCCTTAGTGGACGGTGATATTCCACTGGTTATTGTTGGCGAGTATGCACGTGAACTCGGTGCTAAAGTTGAAGGCCGACAAGTTGTTAGTGCGAAAAGCTGGTTATCACACCCCAATGTTGATCGTAATGAAGCGATTCTACCTTGGTCATCGAGCCAAGGTGTTGAGAAAGTATCACCAGTGGTTGCCAGTGCGAGTTATCTAAACCATGTTCGTCAAGCATGGAACTACCACAACCAAGATGACAGACTTGAACACCAAGAAGTCGTTATCACAGTTCCCGCATCATTTGATGAAGCCGCTCGTGCATTAACACTAGAAGCTGCAAAACTGGCTGGACTACCGAAAGTTTTACTGCTTGAAGAACCTCAAGCTGTTTGCTACGACTGGTATGCGCAAAACAAAGACAATGCAGACACTTTACTCCAAGACATACCACTACTTATGGTATGTGATGTAGGCGGTGGTACAACCGATCTAAGTTTAATAAAAGTAAGTTCAGATCAGGGGCAACTCCAACTTGATCGCATCGGTGTCGGCGATCACCTAATGTTAGGTGGCGATAACCTTGACCTTGCTCTCGCCCATCAAGCAGAACTTCGCCTTCATGGCGGCAATAAAAAACTAACGGCAGCTGGCTTATCAAAGCTTATTCAGCAAACGCGCAAAGTTAAAGAGCAATTACTATCAGGCAATGCACCTGACACAGCCAAAGTCACACTACTTGGCAGCGGCTCTCGTTTGATTGGCGGCGCTAAAAGTGTCGAACTCACCAAAGAGGAAGTACATACCATCGCACTAGATGGTTTTTTTCCGCTTACTGAATTTTCAGATCAACCTAACCAACGCCAAGCAGCCGTGGTTGAGTTTGGCCTACCCTACGCCGCTGATCCTGCCATTAGTAAGCACCTTGCACAATTCATTGAACTACATGATGAAGTTTGTCGTGATGCGCTAAACCAAAATGGAGAAACGGTACTAAGCAATACACCACCAATTCCAACCGCCGTGTTACTTAATGGTGGCGTATTCAATAGTCCACTTTTGAGCAACCGAGCACTTGATATCTTTAAGAAATGGAAGGGTGACAGTGTCACTCAACTAGTTAATCCACATCCTGATTTATCAGTAGCCTATGGTGCAGTCGCTTACGCAAAAGCCCGTCATGGTGCCCAATTGAAAATTGGAGGTGGCTCAGCTCGTTCTTACTTCTTAACCATTGAAGATAAGAAATCCGCAAAACAAGGTTTATGCCTATTACCCAAAGGCACAGATGAAGGGAACGATATTCATCTTGAAGATCGTTACTTTGCGCTAACCCTTGGCGAACCAGTGCGCTTTAATTTAGTATCATCAACCGATGATACTCACGCTGAAGTCGGTCAGATTGTTGACATAGATAATGATAGCTTTATCAGCTTACCGCCTTTTATTGCTACCCTCGACAGTGAAACAGATCGCTCTTTACTTGCCGCCAATCAAAAAGAACGTGAAGTTGTCACCCTTGCCTGTCAGCTGACCGAAGTGGGTACACTGCAAGTTGAATGCGTATCTGCAACAGACAAATCTAAGCGCTGGAAGGTAGAATTTACTGTTCGGAAAGATTTGGCTAAATTACATCGCAACAGAGACAAAGAAGCGACACAAGCTGAATCTATCTTACCAGCCCGCATAGACGATGCGATCGCAGCCATCAAGTTAGTCTATGGCGGAAGCGCAAAAGTAACCGATAACAAAACACTAAAAACACTGCAAAAAGATCTCGAGAAAATGCTAGGTAAGCGTGATTCATGGGAAACACCTTGCTTACGTGAGCTTGCATCCGCACTGCTTGATAGTAAAAAACGCCGCCGTCGCTCAGACCTTCATGAAAGAACTTGGCTAAAATTGGCAGGTTTTACGCTACGCCCTGGTTTTGGCTACCCTTCCGATGAATGGCGTATGGAGCAAGTGTGGCAGTTATACCAACAAGGTGTGCAGTTTGACTCTAATGTACAGACTTGGAGTGATTGGTGGACATTCTGGCGACGCGTTGCAGGTGGGTTAACTCAGGAACAACAGCTAGTCATATATAAAGACATCGCAAAATACATTAATCCAAGCGCAACACGTAACAGCAAACTCAATAAAGAGCTACAAGAACGTAGCTATCAAGACATGGTGCGCTTAGCCGCATCCCTTGAGCACCTTCCGTTCGAAAACAAGCTTCAACTTATCGAGTGGTTATTTGGCCGCTTACAAAAAAATCAGTTTTCTCAAGCGCACTGGTGGGCTATTGGCCGTATTGGCACACGTAGTCCCTTCTACGGTAGCGCCCATAACCTATTAACAGCACAACATATAGCCTATTGTCTGCCAGAGCTCATGGAGCTTGATTGGCGAACTGACCCTAACATTGGGTTTGCTGCTGTAATGATGTGTCGAATGACGGGTGACCGAACGCTCGATATTGATGATACGGCACGAGCTGAAGTAATTGATAAACTTAAAGCAAGTAAGGCACCGGCTAGTTGGGTGCAAATGGTTACTGAAGTAAAAGTCTTAACAGAAGAGGAAACTAAACGTGTATTTGGTGATGCATTACCTGCTGGGTTACAGTTAATCAAACACTAA
- a CDS encoding phosphatase PAP2 family protein, whose amino-acid sequence MLRTQLQRKIPSYKVLGLFALLLVALLALFPSPSLVAPASDSTGFIFTLLSNSAGNPWFIIAVALLCLLPLIYKKDKKACLILWAQFALILVLSFAAKSFMKHITEVPRPYTHELAALELVDSAPAFYQLTSEQKEDVIEEAKDNVSEWRIRHWEGETNYSLPSGHTIFVAVCIVFWGGFLLRNKGYIPVALLLSWGLGVAISRIWLGMHWPSDLMASTFCAALLYLLVPEPTEQK is encoded by the coding sequence ATGTTACGCACCCAATTACAACGAAAAATACCTAGCTATAAGGTGCTTGGTTTATTCGCGCTATTACTCGTAGCGCTATTAGCATTATTTCCCTCGCCGTCTTTAGTCGCCCCAGCAAGTGACAGTACAGGGTTTATTTTCACTTTGCTTTCAAACTCAGCGGGTAACCCGTGGTTTATTATTGCTGTCGCTCTTTTATGCTTACTGCCACTTATCTATAAAAAGGATAAGAAGGCTTGCCTTATTCTATGGGCGCAATTTGCTTTAATTCTAGTACTTAGCTTTGCCGCTAAATCATTTATGAAGCATATTACGGAAGTTCCTCGTCCCTACACGCATGAACTTGCTGCACTTGAATTAGTCGACTCTGCACCTGCGTTTTATCAATTAACATCCGAACAAAAAGAAGATGTTATAGAAGAAGCAAAAGATAACGTCAGTGAATGGCGTATTCGCCATTGGGAAGGTGAAACTAATTATTCATTGCCTTCAGGCCATACTATTTTTGTGGCTGTCTGTATCGTATTTTGGGGAGGTTTCTTGCTACGTAATAAAGGCTACATCCCTGTTGCTTTACTGCTGAGTTGGGGGTTAGGTGTGGCGATAAGTCGAATTTGGCTGGGTATGCACTGGCCAAGCGATCTTATGGCTTCTACATTTTGTGCTGCACTACTTTACCTGTTAGTGCCAGAGCCCACAGAGCAGAAATAA
- a CDS encoding alanine/glycine:cation symporter family protein yields the protein MNVANESWLDALNNVLMSIIGTINGLLWGQVLIYLLVGVGIYFTLRLGFIQIRQFRHAIDVLKSGKDIENGLSSYQVFCTSMAARVGTGNMAGVAVALAAGGPGAIFWMWLIALFGMSTAFVESTLAQVYKVKDVDGQYRGGPAYYMEKGLGQRWMGSLFSVFLIIAFGLVFNAVQANTITDALNHSFGFDETIMGVIIVAASAFFIMGGLRKIAQASARIVPVMAISYLAIAMVVVVMNISELPAAIALIVKSAFGWQEAAAGGVAYTIAQAMQSGIARGLFSNEAGMGSAANVAASATPNPNHPASQGFVQMLGVFADTIVICTASAAMIMLSGVMDQPDAASGIGLLQQALTNELGSWTAYFMAAAILLFCFTSIIANYSYAETNIMFLNGNTNKGLLAFRLLVLAMVMFGSVTSLPVVWNLADASMGMMALINIIALLLLSKLAFKVIKDYEVQIKAGKTPVFDRSKFPELEELDGAWHPKDSKAKANS from the coding sequence ATGAATGTTGCTAACGAATCTTGGTTAGATGCTCTAAATAATGTACTGATGTCTATCATAGGTACTATTAATGGACTTCTTTGGGGCCAAGTTCTTATATACCTTCTTGTAGGTGTGGGAATTTACTTCACTCTGCGTTTAGGTTTTATTCAAATCCGCCAATTTAGACACGCAATTGATGTACTAAAAAGCGGTAAAGATATTGAGAACGGTTTAAGTTCTTATCAGGTATTCTGCACCTCAATGGCTGCACGTGTAGGTACTGGTAATATGGCTGGTGTTGCAGTTGCGCTTGCAGCTGGTGGCCCTGGCGCTATCTTTTGGATGTGGTTGATTGCCCTATTTGGTATGTCTACAGCTTTTGTCGAATCAACCCTTGCTCAAGTATACAAAGTAAAAGATGTTGATGGTCAGTACCGCGGTGGTCCAGCGTACTACATGGAAAAAGGCCTAGGTCAACGCTGGATGGGTTCACTGTTTTCTGTATTCCTAATTATTGCATTTGGCTTAGTCTTTAATGCTGTTCAGGCGAATACAATTACAGATGCTCTGAATCACTCATTTGGTTTCGATGAAACAATTATGGGTGTTATTATTGTTGCGGCTTCAGCGTTCTTTATTATGGGTGGCCTGCGCAAAATTGCTCAAGCATCTGCTCGTATTGTCCCTGTAATGGCTATCAGCTACCTTGCCATTGCAATGGTGGTTGTGGTGATGAATATCTCTGAACTACCAGCAGCAATAGCATTAATTGTTAAGAGTGCATTCGGCTGGCAAGAAGCTGCAGCAGGTGGTGTCGCTTATACTATTGCACAAGCAATGCAAAGCGGTATTGCTCGTGGTCTATTTTCAAATGAAGCTGGTATGGGTTCTGCAGCGAACGTAGCTGCATCTGCAACTCCAAACCCGAACCACCCTGCATCACAGGGCTTTGTTCAAATGCTTGGTGTATTCGCAGATACTATTGTTATCTGTACTGCTTCAGCAGCAATGATCATGCTATCAGGTGTTATGGACCAACCTGATGCTGCATCTGGTATTGGTTTGCTACAGCAAGCTCTTACTAATGAACTAGGTAGCTGGACAGCTTACTTCATGGCTGCAGCAATTCTACTGTTCTGTTTCACATCTATCATTGCTAACTACAGCTACGCTGAAACAAACATCATGTTCTTGAACGGTAACACGAATAAAGGTCTATTAGCTTTCCGTTTGCTTGTTCTTGCTATGGTTATGTTTGGCTCAGTCACATCGTTACCTGTTGTGTGGAACCTAGCCGATGCTTCAATGGGTATGATGGCGCTGATCAATATCATCGCTCTACTGTTGCTATCTAAGCTGGCATTCAAAGTCATTAAAGATTACGAAGTGCAAATCAAAGCAGGTAAAACACCAGTATTTGATCGCTCTAAGTTCCCTGAACTCGAAGAGCTAGATGGTGCATGGCACCCTAAAGATAGCAAAGCTAAAGCTAACAGCTAA
- a CDS encoding ABC transporter ATP-binding protein gives MENLVEVSRLSKAFNNHKAIADISFTLSSGQVLGLLGHNGAGKSTLINTLLGTLHYDGDVSLLGLAPEKHRSKVMEKVAYISDVNSLPCWMTIKQIINYMKGVHPQFDADKAKSYLSNTELKLRMKIAQLSKGMKVQLHLALVMATDVQVLILDEPTLGLDLIYRETFYRDITLWVQQSHRSVIIASHEVSEIEHLLTDVLVLKSGKVVLQGSLDSIYAQYTSICIPQENREKAEQYSPIYIKEEKEHTLMLFNDVSSEALLELGQVLKTRLSDLFLAKQLGFTA, from the coding sequence TTGGAAAATTTAGTTGAAGTATCCCGACTATCAAAAGCCTTTAATAATCATAAAGCCATAGCCGATATTAGCTTTACGCTTTCTAGTGGGCAGGTCTTAGGCTTGCTCGGTCACAATGGTGCTGGCAAGTCGACATTAATTAATACACTGCTAGGGACGCTGCATTACGATGGCGATGTATCATTATTAGGATTAGCACCAGAAAAACATAGATCTAAGGTTATGGAGAAGGTTGCGTATATTTCTGATGTGAACTCTTTGCCTTGCTGGATGACAATTAAGCAAATTATTAATTACATGAAAGGCGTACACCCACAATTTGATGCAGACAAAGCGAAATCTTATTTATCGAATACTGAACTTAAATTGAGAATGAAAATTGCTCAGCTTTCTAAAGGCATGAAGGTTCAGCTTCACTTGGCGTTAGTGATGGCGACTGATGTGCAAGTATTGATATTAGATGAGCCAACATTAGGTTTGGATTTAATTTATCGTGAAACATTCTACCGCGATATAACATTATGGGTTCAACAAAGTCATCGTTCTGTGATTATTGCTAGTCATGAGGTCAGTGAGATTGAGCATTTATTAACGGATGTGTTAGTGCTTAAATCAGGAAAGGTAGTACTGCAAGGTTCATTAGATTCAATTTATGCCCAATACACGAGTATTTGTATTCCACAAGAAAACCGTGAGAAGGCAGAGCAATACAGCCCTATTTATATAAAAGAAGAAAAAGAACACACTTTGATGCTCTTCAATGATGTATCAAGTGAAGCCTTATTAGAACTTGGACAGGTACTTAAAACTCGCTTGTCAGATCTTTTCCTTGCCAAACAGTTAGGGTTTACCGCATGA
- a CDS encoding Gfo/Idh/MocA family protein yields MKIGVIGLGDIAEKAHLPVLAQLPNVELVFCTRNPERLAQLAAKYRITTTCTDYRQLVSLGVDAVMIHSATFSHFDIAHYFLSQGLPVFVDKPLSDNYAHCETLHELAEAKSLPLFMGFNRRYIPLFNRCMPNYQQGGDNQQPLLSLRWEKHRHNLTGDIRTFVFDDYIHPLDSINISAAVNANDIQVMHQRDGEQLARIDVQWQHQQTIYHASMHRLHGCTQEIVTANYRNQTFQFDSFVSGKHWSQGVESRLQSPDWTPMLATKGFHAMHEHWISVIDSGKQDSQLTARNLHSHFLCEQIYQRLK; encoded by the coding sequence ATGAAAATTGGTGTGATTGGGTTGGGTGATATCGCAGAGAAAGCCCATTTACCTGTATTAGCTCAGCTACCCAATGTCGAGCTGGTATTTTGTACGCGTAACCCAGAAAGGTTGGCTCAATTGGCGGCAAAGTACCGCATAACGACAACATGTACTGATTATCGTCAGCTTGTCTCATTGGGCGTTGATGCCGTAATGATCCATAGCGCGACGTTTTCACATTTTGATATCGCGCATTACTTTTTATCGCAAGGATTACCTGTTTTTGTTGATAAACCCTTGTCAGATAATTACGCACACTGCGAAACATTACATGAACTAGCGGAAGCAAAATCATTACCGTTGTTCATGGGGTTTAACCGCCGGTATATCCCGCTATTTAACCGCTGTATGCCTAACTATCAACAGGGAGGGGATAATCAGCAACCCTTGTTATCTCTTCGTTGGGAGAAACATCGTCATAATTTAACGGGTGATATTCGTACTTTTGTGTTTGATGACTACATCCATCCACTCGACAGTATAAATATTAGTGCAGCCGTTAATGCTAATGACATTCAGGTTATGCATCAGCGTGATGGCGAGCAATTAGCAAGGATCGATGTGCAATGGCAGCATCAGCAAACCATCTATCATGCTTCTATGCACCGCCTTCATGGTTGTACTCAAGAAATTGTAACGGCTAATTATCGCAATCAAACTTTTCAATTTGATTCTTTTGTTTCGGGCAAGCATTGGTCTCAAGGTGTCGAATCCCGATTACAGAGTCCTGACTGGACACCTATGCTAGCAACCAAAGGCTTTCATGCGATGCATGAGCATTGGATATCTGTGATTGATAGCGGTAAGCAAGATAGCCAATTGACAGCACGTAATCTTCACTCTCATTTCTTGTGTGAACAAATTTATCAGCGATTGAAGTAA
- a CDS encoding Hsp70 family protein codes for MQETQEHRYSVGIDLGTTHCVLSYVDLQDEEASVKVMPISQLTTPGHVEEKDQLPSFMYQAHESELAQGDTALPWNTQPKAIVGAMARNLGSKTPIRLIASAKSWLCHGGVNRRDAFLPLNSPEEVVKASPLEATRCYLEHLVDAWNHNNPETPLCDQDVTITVPASFDPAARDLTAEAARHVGFKHLTLLEEPQAAVYSWIKNNDDTWRDQVSVGDIVLVVDIGGGTTDLSLVAVTEEEGNLTLNRVAVGDHILLGGDNMDLALAYRLKMKLAQEGKQLQPWQIQAITHACRDAKEALLSDAELQAVPIVVPSRGSKLLGGTLQTELTQEEVQQTLVEGFFPRTGIEEHPVQTARGALTQMGLPYAQDAAVSRHVASFLSRQASAVDELFEKFEQIHEGFIRPTAILFNGGVLKSQLISDRLLAIINSWLTTAGSEEAKLLEGLDLDLAVASGASYYGSVRKGKGVRIRGGIASSYYVGIESAMPAIPGMEPPLEALCVAPFGMEEGSHADVPSQEFGLVIGQPVQFQFFGSTVRRDDAAGTHLDWWQPEEMEELPTIQVTLPVSEGRTAGEVVPVRLASRVTELGTLCLEAIPTDGGQKWQVEFDVREK; via the coding sequence ATGCAAGAGACACAAGAACACCGTTATAGCGTTGGTATCGACTTAGGTACGACTCACTGCGTATTGTCGTATGTAGACCTTCAAGATGAAGAAGCCAGCGTTAAAGTTATGCCAATTTCTCAACTGACCACACCAGGTCACGTTGAAGAAAAAGACCAATTGCCATCATTCATGTATCAAGCACATGAATCCGAGCTTGCACAAGGTGATACAGCGTTACCTTGGAACACGCAGCCAAAAGCAATTGTGGGTGCAATGGCACGTAACCTAGGCAGCAAAACCCCTATTCGTTTAATCGCGAGTGCTAAAAGCTGGTTATGCCACGGTGGTGTGAACCGTCGTGACGCTTTTCTTCCGCTAAATAGCCCAGAAGAAGTCGTAAAGGCATCACCACTAGAAGCGACTCGCTGCTACCTAGAGCATCTTGTTGATGCGTGGAACCACAATAATCCTGAAACACCACTGTGCGATCAAGATGTCACTATCACTGTTCCTGCATCTTTTGACCCTGCAGCGCGTGACCTAACAGCAGAAGCTGCACGTCATGTTGGTTTCAAACACCTAACGCTACTTGAAGAGCCACAAGCAGCAGTTTACAGCTGGATCAAGAATAACGATGACACGTGGCGTGACCAAGTTTCTGTTGGTGACATCGTACTGGTTGTCGATATCGGCGGTGGTACTACCGACCTTTCTTTGGTTGCTGTAACTGAAGAAGAAGGTAACCTAACGCTAAATCGTGTCGCTGTTGGTGATCACATCCTTCTGGGTGGTGACAACATGGATTTAGCCCTTGCCTACCGCTTGAAAATGAAACTAGCGCAAGAAGGTAAGCAACTACAACCTTGGCAGATCCAAGCAATTACTCACGCCTGCCGTGATGCTAAAGAAGCTCTGCTAAGTGACGCTGAACTACAAGCTGTCCCTATTGTTGTACCAAGCCGTGGTTCTAAACTGCTTGGCGGTACACTTCAAACTGAGCTAACGCAAGAAGAAGTACAACAAACACTGGTTGAAGGTTTCTTCCCTCGCACTGGTATTGAAGAACACCCTGTACAAACAGCACGTGGCGCACTAACGCAAATGGGCTTACCGTACGCACAAGATGCAGCTGTTAGCCGCCATGTTGCAAGCTTCTTAAGCCGTCAAGCTTCCGCTGTTGATGAACTGTTTGAGAAGTTCGAACAAATTCACGAAGGTTTCATCCGCCCTACCGCTATTTTGTTTAATGGTGGTGTACTGAAATCTCAGCTTATCTCTGATCGCCTGTTGGCTATTATCAATAGCTGGTTAACAACAGCAGGTTCAGAAGAAGCTAAATTACTTGAAGGCTTAGACCTCGACCTTGCCGTTGCAAGTGGTGCGTCTTACTACGGCTCAGTGCGCAAAGGTAAAGGCGTTCGTATCCGTGGCGGTATCGCAAGCAGTTATTATGTAGGTATCGAAAGTGCAATGCCTGCTATTCCAGGTATGGAACCACCACTAGAAGCACTGTGTGTGGCACCATTTGGTATGGAAGAAGGCTCTCACGCTGACGTACCTAGCCAAGAGTTCGGTCTCGTCATCGGCCAACCTGTACAATTCCAATTCTTTGGTTCCACCGTTCGCCGCGACGATGCAGCTGGTACACACCTAGATTGGTGGCAGCCAGAAGAAATGGAAGAGTTACCAACGATTCAAGTAACACTGCCTGTTTCTGAAGGCCGTACAGCAGGTGAAGTTGTTCCGGTTCGTCTTGCTTCACGCGTTACTGAGTTAGGCACACTCTGCCTAGAAGCTATCCCTACCGATGGCGGTCAGAAGTGGCAAGTTGAATTCGATGTACGCGAAAAGTAA